The Scomber scombrus chromosome 22, fScoSco1.1, whole genome shotgun sequence genome has a window encoding:
- the myf6 gene encoding myogenic factor 6 encodes MMDLFETNTYLFNDLRYLEEGDHGPLQHLDMAGVSPLYNGNDSPLSPGQDNVPSETGEESSGEEHVLAPPGLRAHCQGQCLMWACKICKRKSAPTDRRKAATLRERRRLKKINEAFDALKRKTVANPNQRLPKVEILRSAISYIERLQDLLQTLDEQEKTPNGSTYNINVKEHSVSGHEYLWKKSSETWATSADHSTAAIINQREGTSESSGSSSLLRLSSIVDSITNGEKSSFSEVVSEN; translated from the exons ATGATGGACCTTTTTGAGACCAACACTTATCTTTTCAATGATTTGCGTTATTTGGAGGAAGGGGATCATGGACCACTACAGCACTTGGACATGGCGGGGGTGTCTCCTCTGTACAACGGCAATGACAGCCCGCTGTCACCGGGCCAAGACAATGTTCCGTCCGAGACCGGGGAGGAGAGCAGCGGAGAGGAGCACGTCCTTGCACCCCCGGGTCTCCGCGCGCACTGCCAGGGCCAGTGCCTCATGTGGGCCTGTAAGATCTGCAAGAGAAAATCAGCACCGACGGACAGACGCAAGGCTGCCACActcagggagaggaggaggctcAAGAAGATCAACGAGGCCTTCGATGCGCTGAAGAGGAAGACCGTGGCCAACCCCAACCAGAGGCTACCCAAGGTGGAGATTTTACGCAGCGCCATCAGCTACATTGAGAGACTACAGGACCTGCTGCAAACGCTGGACGAGCAGGAGAAAACGCCAAACGGATCAACCTACAACATTAATGTCAAAGAGCACAGT GTGTCCGGTCATGAGTACCTTTGGAAAAAGTCCTCAGAGACCTGGGCGACCTCTGCTGACCATTCCACTGCAGCGATAATAAACCAGAGAGAAG GAACCAGTGAGTCCTCTGGGTCCTCCAGCCTCCTGCGTCTGTCCTCCATTGTGGATAGCATCACCAACGGCGAGAAAAGCAGCTTCAGCGAAGTCGTCTCAGAAAATTGA